A single region of the Sorghum bicolor cultivar BTx623 chromosome 7, Sorghum_bicolor_NCBIv3, whole genome shotgun sequence genome encodes:
- the LOC8073250 gene encoding uncharacterized protein LOC8073250 isoform X1: MAASGGLEQWQKDGFFQAAEEVQESADLMESVYRTWMRERCDGSSSDEVDDLQRELQTALGTAKWQLEQFERAVSSCNDKYSLEEGTLARRRQFVVAIEDQISRVEKEINGSLMDNGRQGLNWVKLDDEERDDLVAFLSAPAEFYSEMKRTDSSNHAPSRQKNVPNDQSDPTLIIKDIYEVPRREIFTVKSDVCGLAEELHGLRRNMSSGNDHWKIDIGSEGDDDRKLSPDANGVQATSQTTALSSIRRGTESLTRVRWFWNSLWKPKSDEHRTVRYGISNNLDLRVLSLLTQRFNGLAERSRNYLTSWKENSRISGRMGGLHIQGQQQNIQFGRSIRITLLLVLSIFLIVPFLVSA, translated from the exons ATGGCGGCTTCGGGAGGGCTCGAGCAGTGGCAGAAGGACGGGTTCTTCCAGGCGGCCGAGGAGGTGCAGGAGTCGGCGGACTT GATGGAATCTGTCTATAGAACTTGGATGCGCGAGCGATGTGATGGTTCTAGCTCAGACGAGGTGGATGATTTGCAAAGGGAGCTTCAGACAGCTTTAGGAACTGCAAAATGGCAG TTGGAACAGTTTGAGAGGGCTGTAAGTTCATGCAACGATAAGTATTCACTGGAAGAGGGTACACTGGCAAGGCGTAGGCAGTTTGTGGTAGCCATTGAGGATCAGATTTCTCGTGTAGAGAAAGAAATAAATGGTTCTTTAATGGACAATGGCAGACAAGGGCTCAACTGGGTGAAGTTAGATGATGAAGAGCGAGATGATCTAGTCGCTTTCCTTTCAGCACCTGCAGAGTTCTATTCAGAAATGAAGAGAACAGACAGCAGTAACCATGCCCCATCTAGACAAAAGAATGTGCCGAACGATCAGAGTGATCCAACTTTAATTATTAAAGACATATATGAAGTGCCACGCAGAGAAATTTTTACTGttaagagtgatgtttgtggtCTAGCTGAGGAGTTACATGGCCTTAGAAGAAATATGAGTTCAGGTAATGATCATTGGAAGATTGACATTGGTAGCGAGGGGgatgatgatagaaaattgtcccCAGACGCAAATGGGGTTCAGGCCACAAGTCAGACAACTGCTTTATCAAGCATCCGGAGAGGCACAGAATCTTTAACAAGAGTGAGATGGTTTTGGAATAGCTTGTGGAAACCCAAGAGTGATGAACATCGGACAGTAAGATATGGTATATCAAATAATCTTGACCTCAGGGTTCTATCCTTATTAACACAG AGATTTAATGGGCTAGCCGAAAGAAGCAGAAATTATTTGACAAGTTGGAAGGAAAATTCCAGAATTTCTGGACGGATGGGTGGGCTTCATATACAAGGCCAACAACAGAACATTCAATTTGGTCGTTCTATTCGGATCACCCTCTTACTGGTGTTGAGTATCTTTCTGATTG TACCATTTCTCGTCTCAGCATGA
- the LOC8073250 gene encoding uncharacterized protein LOC8073250 isoform X2, translating to MAASGGLEQWQKDGFFQAAEEVQESADLMESVYRTWMRERCDGSSSDEVDDLQRELQTALGTAKWQLEQFERAVSSCNDKYSLEEGTLARRRQFVVAIEDQISRVEKEINGSLMDNGRQGLNWVKLDDEERDDLVAFLSAPAEFYSEMKRTDSSNHAPSRQKNVPNDQSDPTLIIKDIYEVPRREIFTVKSDVCGLAEELHGLRRNMSSGNDHWKIDIGSEGDDDRKLSPDANGVQATSQTTALSSIRRGTESLTRVRWFWNSLWKPKSDEHRTVRYGISNNLDLRVLSLLTQWFFMFYRDLMG from the exons ATGGCGGCTTCGGGAGGGCTCGAGCAGTGGCAGAAGGACGGGTTCTTCCAGGCGGCCGAGGAGGTGCAGGAGTCGGCGGACTT GATGGAATCTGTCTATAGAACTTGGATGCGCGAGCGATGTGATGGTTCTAGCTCAGACGAGGTGGATGATTTGCAAAGGGAGCTTCAGACAGCTTTAGGAACTGCAAAATGGCAG TTGGAACAGTTTGAGAGGGCTGTAAGTTCATGCAACGATAAGTATTCACTGGAAGAGGGTACACTGGCAAGGCGTAGGCAGTTTGTGGTAGCCATTGAGGATCAGATTTCTCGTGTAGAGAAAGAAATAAATGGTTCTTTAATGGACAATGGCAGACAAGGGCTCAACTGGGTGAAGTTAGATGATGAAGAGCGAGATGATCTAGTCGCTTTCCTTTCAGCACCTGCAGAGTTCTATTCAGAAATGAAGAGAACAGACAGCAGTAACCATGCCCCATCTAGACAAAAGAATGTGCCGAACGATCAGAGTGATCCAACTTTAATTATTAAAGACATATATGAAGTGCCACGCAGAGAAATTTTTACTGttaagagtgatgtttgtggtCTAGCTGAGGAGTTACATGGCCTTAGAAGAAATATGAGTTCAGGTAATGATCATTGGAAGATTGACATTGGTAGCGAGGGGgatgatgatagaaaattgtcccCAGACGCAAATGGGGTTCAGGCCACAAGTCAGACAACTGCTTTATCAAGCATCCGGAGAGGCACAGAATCTTTAACAAGAGTGAGATGGTTTTGGAATAGCTTGTGGAAACCCAAGAGTGATGAACATCGGACAGTAAGATATGGTATATCAAATAATCTTGACCTCAGGGTTCTATCCTTATTAACACAG TGGTTTTTTATGTTTTACAGAGATTTAATGGGCTAG
- the LOC8082427 gene encoding proline-rich receptor-like protein kinase PERK8, whose product MDPNHPSMPVPPSENPKPPDPNAPSSTAAQQPQPPPRSPPPPPDNMSQPSQRYLSSPSRTSELAPSAPSTLRTPTDAPPSPEPTTPLDLDPVSELEAPTTSPTTSQIPISLMSARSGVPGVPYDSPRTASQSPAATPSPVLAESDTLAFPAGGSGQWSGAADGISDSDCDKSGPLLTIGFVITSPSLLQRLGASKEFIRLVQEGRHKMETLLQRLRRQPSRRQEINDDLGMELPGAGGHLRSSKMQHLDRLLTSTKAMFQH is encoded by the exons ATGGATCCCAACCACCCATCCATGCCGGTTCCCCCGTCGGAGAACCCCAAGCCACCTGATCCGAATGCTCCATCATCCACCGCCGCACAGCAACCCCAGCCCCCTCCAAGGTCGCCACCTCCGCCTCCAGACAACATGTCGCAGCCCTCGCAGCGTTACTTGTCTTCGCCTAGCCGCACTTCTGAGTTGGCGCCGAGTGCACCGAGTACTCTCCGTACTCCTACAGATGCTCCTCCTTCCCCGGAGCCCACCACCCCTCTTGATTTGGATCCAGTGAGCGAGCTGGAAGCCCCCACCACCTCGCCAACCACCTCGCAAATTCCAATTAGCCTCATGTCTGCGCGATCTGGAGTCCCTGGAGTCCCCTATGACTCTCCAAGAACTGCCTCGCAGTCCCCTGCTGCTACTCCGTCTCCGGTCTTAGCGGAGAGTGATACTCTCGCTTTCCCCGCTGGCGGATCTGGTCAATGGAGTGGTGCCGCTGACGGCATCTCCGACTCTGATTGCGATAAATCCGGTCCTCTGCTTACTATTGGTTTCGTCATCACTTCTCCTTCCCTGCTTCAACGCCTTGGAGCAAGTAAGGAGTTCATTCGCCTCGTCCAGGAGGGACG GCACAAGATGGAAACGCTTCTTCAAAGGCTCAGGCGCCAGCCTTCAAGGCGCCAGGAGATAAATGACGATCTTGGCATGGAACTGCCGGGGGCGGGCGGCCACCTCCGTAGTTCCAAGATGCAGCACCTCGATCGCCTTCTTACTTCTACTAAAGCCATG TTCCAGCACTAG